The nucleotide window TTTCGGGCTTTTGAAATGCATCGCAATATTCCCCGGAGGGATAAACAAGCTGACAGACCAGTACGGAAGAGTGCTTCCTGACTGCTTCCTGATGCCGCCAAAAACAACAGCCCTCGGATTCGCATATAAGATTCACACAGACTTTGGAGAAAATTTCATAAGGGCAATTGATGTGAAAAAGAGGCTTACTGTAGGAAAGGACTACCCACTGCACCACGGCGATGTTGTTGAAATTGTATCTGGAAAATAATTCAGAATTTAATTCCTTATCTTCTCAGTGATTTTTTCATAGAATTCTTTGCTGTCTGTAATTTTCAATGCAAGATTCTCCATGGGGCATAAGCCGTCTTTTTTGCTGTTGAGAATATTATCCACTATTTTCCCAGCGTTCAGATTAATTCTTTTTGATTTAAGGAAGGAGGCTGCATTTTTAGATGCAACAGGAGTGATTACCTCTGAAATGAAGCAGGAATAAGCAATCAGCCTTGATGCTGCAAGCCCTATAATTCTGTCATACAGAATGCACGATGAAGCATTGCCCCTGAATTTTTTTATGCATTCAAGAAGCGGCTTAAGATGCCTTTCCCTTGATGAAAAAATCATTCTTTCATTGCTGTCAAGAAGCGCAAGCGAATAATCTAAAAATGAAAAATTCATATTTTATCACCGCAAAATGCGTCGGCCGGGATTCGGACCCGGATGGACGGCTTGGAGGGCCGCAATCATAGCCATTAGATCACCGA belongs to Candidatus Woesearchaeota archaeon and includes:
- a CDS encoding DUF1893 domain-containing protein, which codes for MNFSFLDYSLALLDSNERMIFSSRERHLKPLLECIKKFRGNASSCILYDRIIGLAASRLIAYSCFISEVITPVASKNAASFLKSKRINLNAGKIVDNILNSKKDGLCPMENLALKITDSKEFYEKITEKIRN